A region of the Helicobacteraceae bacterium genome:
CGTCGCCGTAAGGGTTGCTAGGCGTGCAGATATAGATTAACTTGGGATTGTTGTTCAGCAGCTTTTCAAACGCCCGCAAATCGTGGCGGTTTGTGTCGGTCGTAATCGTAACCGCGCCAACCTGCGCGGCGTAGATCGCGTACATGGCAAAGGTGATTTTATTTTGCAACGCGACGTCGCCGCGCTCTAATACGGCATGGCTGATAAACTCGAATATCTGATCGCTGCCGCTTCCTATCACGATATTTTCGCGCCCTAGATTATATTTGTCGGCTAGCGCCGTTTTAAGCGCGTAATAGCTATCGTCGGGATAGCGGTGCATTTTGGCGCTAAGCCGCGCGATCGCCTCCGCGACTTTAGGGCTTGAACCGAACGGATTTTCGTTGCTGGCAAGTTTGACGATCTCGTTTTCGGCTACGCCGTAATCGCGCGCGATCAACTCGATCGGTTTGCCCGCCTCGTAGGTTTTGATGTTATCAAGCTCTTTTCTAAACCGCATCGCCTAGCCCCTCGCGTAGCTTCCTAACCATTTATAGCGCTTGATCCTCGATAGCGTCTCGCTCGGTTTTGGATCGTCTTTGTGCCCCTCGAAGTCGATAAAAAACCGCGAATTGCGCTTGTCGCCTCTCGACGGAAGCGATTCGATCTGCGTTAGGTTGATCCGCGCGTCGTTGAACTCTTTTAGCAGAGCAAATAGCGCTCCCGGCTTGTTTGGCGTTTGCGCGATAATACTCGTCGCGTCGTCGCCGCTTGGCTGGTTGGAAAAGTCGCTTAGAATAGCGAACCTAGTTTTATTTTCGCCGCTGTCTTGAATGTTATCAAACAAAATCGGCAGATTGTTCAATTTCGCCGCGATATGAGAGCAGATCGCCGCGCTCTTTTCGTCCTCGCTAGCAAAGCGCGCCGCTTTCGCGGTGCTTTCGATCGGGATATGTTCGATATGCTCCAGACCATACCCGCGCAGAAACTCCCCGCACTGCCCAAACGCCGCGTCTTTGGAGTAGATTCGCTCGATCGCGCTTAGCTTGTCGGTTTTAGCGGCTAGGCAGTGGTGAATGGCAAGCTCCATATCGCCAACGATCAAAACGGGGCTTTGCTCAAGCCGATCGATCGTATCGCCCACAAGCCCGCTAGTGTTGTTGTAGATCGGAACCACGCCGTATTTTGCCCCGCTTGACTCGACCGCCGCGAAAACCGCGCCGATCGACTGCATGGAGAGATAGTCGCTCGTCGCGCCGAAACGGCTCTCCGCCGCCTGATGCGTAAAACTTCCAACGGGACCCAAAAACGCCACGCGCTCCGATCGCTCCAGCAATCTGGAGACGGCGAAAATCTCGTAAAAAATCGCCTCGATCGCCGCTTTGCTCAGCAGCCCTTTATGTTTGGCGAGCCTCGAAAGAATCTCCTTTTCTCGCGCGGGGCGGTAGATGTTCGCGCAATCCATTTTTTTGATCTCGCCGATTAGCTTGACAAGCCCCATTCGCTCCTCTAGTAGCGTCAAGAGATTGTCGTCGATCGCGTCGATCCGCGTTCTAATTTCGGTTAGGCTCATTGCGCCGCCTTTAGCAGTCTTGTTTCGCTCGCGAATAGATCGTCATAGCTCTCGCGCTCTCTAATCAGCCGATCCGAGCCGTTTTCTATCGCCGTCTCCGCCGCGCGGCGGCGAGAGTTAAAGTTGCTGCTCATCGTAAAACCGTATGCGCCAGCCGTATGCACCGCCAGCAGATCGCCGCGCTCCACGGGCGCCAACAATATATCTTTGGCGAAAAAATCGCCGCTTTCGCATACGGGACCGACTACGTCGCACAAGCTCTCGTCCCCGCTCTTGCCGATCGCCTCCACCCTGTGAGAGGCGCCGTAAAGCGCGGGGCGGATCAGATCGTTCATTCCTCCGTCCGTTACCACGAAACGCTTGACTTTAGAGCGTTTTTCGTATAGGACGCGGGTTAGAAACACGCCGCCGTCCGCCGTCAAAAACCGACCCGGTTCGCATATGATCGTTAGATCCAAGCCCTCTATCGCCCGCGCGATCCCCTCCGCGTAATCCTTTACGTCGAAGATCGTCTCGTCGTTATACGCCACGCCGATTCCGCCGCCAGCGTCGAAAAACTTTATATCGATTTCCAGCGCGGTAAGCGATCGGGCGAGATCCGCCGCCTTTTTCGCCGCCTCTAAGATTGGCGCCAGCTCGGTCATCTGACTGCCGATATGAAAGTGAATGCCCGCCGCCTCTAACCACGCGGAGTTTTTGACGCGGATATAGAGCCGTTTGGCGGTTTGTATATCCACGCCGAACTTGTTTTCCAGCAGACCCGTAGAGATATAGGGGTGCGTTTTCGCGTCGATTTCAGGGTTGACGCGGACGCTAATTCTGGCTCTCTTAGCGAGGCGCCGCGCTATCGACTCTATGCGATCTAGCTCGGATTCGCTCTCGCAGTTGATAAATAGAATATCGTCGTTTAACGCCCCCTCGATCTCGTCGTCGCGCTTGCCCACGCCGCTAAAGATGATCTTATATTTGGGAACGCCCGCGATCAGGGCGCGCTTTATCTCGCCGTAGGAAACGCAGTCCGCGCCCGCGCCGAGCGAGGCGAATTTAGCGATTACGCTAAGGTTTGAATTGGCTTTTACGGCAAAGGCGATCAGCGATTTTTTGCCTCTGAAGGCGCTTTTTAGCTTTTCGTATTGGCTCGCCATATAGTCCAAATCGTATATATATAGAGGAGTTCCGTAACGATCGGCAAGCGAGCGGTAGTCCATCAAACGCCTTTGCGGGTGTTTTAGTCGCAAAATAGTATCAGGCGCGCGCTAAAAAACGCGCTATTTGACAATTAAAATCCGCGCGGGCGCGATCTGGCGCGGCGGTTTTGGCGAGAACGCGCAAAAAATAAAACGGTCGTTTAGATTTGGCGAATATAAAGCCGCGAACCGTTATCCGAAACGACGCGAAGTAGGAGCTTCTTTTAGGCGCGTCGGGTAATTTTTTGCAGGCAAGCGAAAAACTTTTCTAAAACCGCCGCGTTTTCGCGCAAAATCACCCGTAATCGCGGCGTTTTTACCGTCGGACGGCGGATCGCGCCGACCAAAAAGCCCTCTTTTATCAGTTTTCGTTGCAACGACAAAGCCTCTCTATCGCTATTTGCCGCGATCGGCAGGATTAACGAGTCGGTTTTATAGCCGCGCTTGTCGGCGACGCGCCTCGCCCTTTGAACGGCGTTAGCTATCGATCGGCGGCGCGAATAGATCCATTTTTGCGCCTCTAGCGCGTAGGCAATATCAAAAAGACTCGGCGCCGTGGAATAGACGACGCTTTTTGCGCGGTTTGCTAAAAACGCGATAATATCTTCGCTCGCCGCGATATACGCTCCGTAACTGCCGTAAGCCTTGCCAAGAGCGCCAAGCCTTACGACGTTTTCGCTTGAAATTCCGTAAAAGTCCAGCGCGCCCAACAGGTTTTCGCCGACCACGCCGCCGGAGTGCGCCTCGTCGATAATCAGCGTCGCGCCTAAACGCTTCGCGGTCTCGATTACCTCTTTGGCGACAAGTTCGCCGCTCATCGAATAAACGCCCTCCGCCGCCGCGAAAACCCGTTTTGATCTGCCGCTTCGTTCCATTTTGCGGCGTAGATCGTCCGCGTCGTTATGCGCAAAAAACGCGACTTTGCCGCGCGTTAGTTTGGCGGCGAGTATCCCGCTCGCGTGATACTCTTCGTCGATTAGTAGCAGATCGCCCTTGCGCGCGAGCGCCTCGAACAACGCGATATTGCCTAAAAACCCGCTGCCGACTACCAGCGCTCTCTCATAACCGTGCAATTTAGCGACAAGCCTCTCAAAATCGCGATGAATCGAATGATAACCGTTGATAAGTTGCGAGGCTTTTGGAGCGAAAACGCCGTAACGCCGCAACCGATCGGCGGCGCGCTCAAACAGGGTTTTATTATGCGCCAGCCGCAGATAGTCGTTGCTTGCCAGATCGACGAGATCGGGCGAGAATACGCGCCGTTTTCGCAGTCTGCCTCTCGTTTTTAACGCCTCAAGCTCTTTTTCATACATAGCGTAAATCCTATCATAAACGATCTGCGAAACGCCGCTTTAACGTCCGCGTCAAAGGGCTAGGACGCGATAGAGCGCCGCGCCAAAACATAGGAAAGGCAAAAAGCGAAGATCGTTGCGAAAACCGCCCCTTCCAAGCCGGTTTTTTGGACGGACGGGGCTTTACTTCGCAAACCGCCAAAACAAACGCGATAAGGGCGATAAATACGGCAAACGCGCAGCGCTATTCGCGGATATTTAAGTCGATAAAACATTCTCGTCGCTCTCGCGTTTTAAACTGGATTTTCGCGCCTGCGGCAACCGACTTGGCATAACGAAAATTCACGGCGCGCCGCGAGATTAAAACGTAAGCGCAACTAGCGATCCGACAAGCGACATATCCGCCGCGTTATTCAAACGCCGTTTACGCAACCGTTACGTTTTAACGCTCATTCGCGTTCGATAGCGCCGTTTCTAGTTTGATAAAATGCCATTTCGCGCGCTAGCGGATATTTTGATAGCGGCTCTACCTACGCGCTAGGTATTTGGCGGCTTTTGGTATGCGGCGCTCATAATAAAACGTTCGCCCCGCGCGGATCGCGCCTATTTTGGGAACGTTTAAATAACGATACAACGTTATCCGTTCAACAAACCCGCGTTACGCAACTCTTTTTAAAACCTCTTTTAGCGTTTTCTAAAAAAGCGCCCGCTATAAGTTTCGCCGCTAAGCGGCGCTTTGCGATTAAAGACGGCAAAACGAGAGTTAAAACGTTCGCTTTTGTAACGGGCGCGCGTTTTTAAAGGGCAAACGGCTTACTACAAATATCGCGGCGTCAATTTAAGGCGATTAAACGCGGAATTATCGCGCCGCGATTAAAAAGCGTTTAAGCGGCTTTGAGTATTTCGCGGCGGATAGTCCCGATCGATTCTTATCCCGACGGATATTTTCGCGCCGCGCGCGATTAAAAAGCCGCCGCGTTTATAAGCGAGTCAGAAACGAAACGTCATATTTTGAACAAAGCGGCAAGTTTAACCAACGCTAGAAACGCGCAAAGCGAAGGCGGCGCGCCGATCGCGATTTGAAGCTACGCCGCAAATAAGCGCCGAGCGATCAAAAAGCGCGCGCAAAATAACGAGTTTTGCAAGCCGCTCGCAACGTTTATTGGCTCGCTTTCGGACGCGCGGCTAGATTAACCGCGTTTTTCATAATCGTGTTTTTTACGTTTCTCTAGCGCCTATCGCCATAAACGCCTATTTTGCGCGTTAATCGCGTAGTCTAAGGTTCCGTAGCGCGCCGATAGCAAAACAAAGCGCCTTCTAAACGCTACGAAGGAGATCGCCTAGAAGCGATCCCCTTTATTTTTTAGGAAACCGTTACCTCCGCGGGGTCGCTTTGCCACAATCCGTGTTTCGTACAGTAGCTAAGAGCCGTAAGTCTAAGGCTTTTTTTAGGCACGATAAAAAAGGTAACTTCGGCTTGCCCTTTGTTGTCCTGACCGCCGTTCACGCCGCTGAGCAACGTCGCGGTAGCCAAAAGCGTCTCGCGATCAAACAGCTTGATCTCGTTGATGTAGTGGTCGGTATCGTCGGGGTGAGAATAGTTCTTGCCCAAACGGACGTTGACCGCCAATTTTTCGCCGATTTTCGCGGTATTCGCAACCGTAATAAACGGCGAATGACGATCGATATAGTCTTTTTTCGCCTCTTTTTCTTCGGGCGACAACTCCACGTATGCGTTTATGTTTGGCATCTTAATCCTTCAATTTAATTTTACGGCTTAACTATACCATAAATAAGACTTAAAAACTCTTATTTAGCTTCAATTTCCCTAATAGTCGCCTTTTTGATCTCCTGTCTTTCGATCGGCTTGTCTGCCGCGCCGACCGCGACGCTCTCAATCTTTTTTACGACGTCATGCCCTTTAATCACCCGCCCGAAAATCGTATGCCGGTTGTTAAGCCACTCCGTTTTGACGACGGTGATAAAAAATTGCGATCCGTTTGTCTTGGGACCCGCGTTTGCCATGGCGAGCAAATAAGGCTCGTTGAAACTAACCGCCGCGTTAAATTCGTCCTCGAAAGGCGCGCCCCATATCGATTGACCGCCGCGTCCCGTTCCCGTCGGATCGCCGCCTTGGATCATAAAGTTCTTGATCACGCGGTGAAAAATCAGCCCGTCGTAATAGCCGTTTTTTATATGCGTAGCAAAATTTTCCGTCGCTTTTGGCGCAATATCGCCTAGCAACTCGATCTCGATCGTCCCTTGCGTGGTTTCCAAAACCGCAATCTGTTTCATATCCGCTCCTATGGTGGGAAGAGCCGTCGATAAAACTATCGCGAACGTTACGGCAAGTCGTTTAATCATCTGTCCTCCTTTTAATTTAACGGCTATATTATGCGACATAAAGGCTTAGCGATTTTTTGCGCTCGCGCCGACGCGCGATCTAAAGTTTTAACGCTCTAAACAATAAATGTCGATAAAACGTTAAAAAGATTAAGCTAATTTGTTCTACAATTCATAGACGTAATCACAACCCTATAAGGAGTAAAATCATGGCAAGGACCATCGACTATAAGCGCTACAGCGAAGAGTTGGGCAAC
Encoded here:
- the pheA gene encoding chorismate mutase gives rise to the protein MSLTEIRTRIDAIDDNLLTLLEERMGLVKLIGEIKKMDCANIYRPAREKEILSRLAKHKGLLSKAAIEAIFYEIFAVSRLLERSERVAFLGPVGSFTHQAAESRFGATSDYLSMQSIGAVFAAVESSGAKYGVVPIYNNTSGLVGDTIDRLEQSPVLIVGDMELAIHHCLAAKTDKLSAIERIYSKDAAFGQCGEFLRGYGLEHIEHIPIESTAKAARFASEDEKSAAICSHIAAKLNNLPILFDNIQDSGENKTRFAILSDFSNQPSGDDATSIIAQTPNKPGALFALLKEFNDARINLTQIESLPSRGDKRNSRFFIDFEGHKDDPKPSETLSRIKRYKWLGSYARG
- the lysA gene encoding diaminopimelate decarboxylase, which encodes MDYRSLADRYGTPLYIYDLDYMASQYEKLKSAFRGKKSLIAFAVKANSNLSVIAKFASLGAGADCVSYGEIKRALIAGVPKYKIIFSGVGKRDDEIEGALNDDILFINCESESELDRIESIARRLAKRARISVRVNPEIDAKTHPYISTGLLENKFGVDIQTAKRLYIRVKNSAWLEAAGIHFHIGSQMTELAPILEAAKKAADLARSLTALEIDIKFFDAGGGIGVAYNDETIFDVKDYAEGIARAIEGLDLTIICEPGRFLTADGGVFLTRVLYEKRSKVKRFVVTDGGMNDLIRPALYGASHRVEAIGKSGDESLCDVVGPVCESGDFFAKDILLAPVERGDLLAVHTAGAYGFTMSSNFNSRRRAAETAIENGSDRLIRERESYDDLFASETRLLKAAQ
- a CDS encoding pyridoxal phosphate-dependent aminotransferase family protein → MYEKELEALKTRGRLRKRRVFSPDLVDLASNDYLRLAHNKTLFERAADRLRRYGVFAPKASQLINGYHSIHRDFERLVAKLHGYERALVVGSGFLGNIALFEALARKGDLLLIDEEYHASGILAAKLTRGKVAFFAHNDADDLRRKMERSGRSKRVFAAAEGVYSMSGELVAKEVIETAKRLGATLIIDEAHSGGVVGENLLGALDFYGISSENVVRLGALGKAYGSYGAYIAASEDIIAFLANRAKSVVYSTAPSLFDIAYALEAQKWIYSRRRSIANAVQRARRVADKRGYKTDSLILPIAANSDREALSLQRKLIKEGFLVGAIRRPTVKTPRLRVILRENAAVLEKFFACLQKITRRA
- a CDS encoding dethiobiotin synthase, which gives rise to MPNINAYVELSPEEKEAKKDYIDRHSPFITVANTAKIGEKLAVNVRLGKNYSHPDDTDHYINEIKLFDRETLLATATLLSGVNGGQDNKGQAEVTFFIVPKKSLRLTALSYCTKHGLWQSDPAEVTVS
- a CDS encoding peptidylprolyl isomerase, which encodes MKQIAVLETTQGTIEIELLGDIAPKATENFATHIKNGYYDGLIFHRVIKNFMIQGGDPTGTGRGGQSIWGAPFEDEFNAAVSFNEPYLLAMANAGPKTNGSQFFITVVKTEWLNNRHTIFGRVIKGHDVVKKIESVAVGAADKPIERQEIKKATIREIEAK